The following DNA comes from Microbulbifer pacificus.
AGCTGGATGGCGAGAAATACCCCATCGCCCAGTGCAATAACGTGTACATCTTCCCCGGTATCGGCCTCGGTGTCGTCGCCGCCGGCGCCAATCGGGTAACGGAAAACATGCTGATGGCCGCCTCCAACGCACTCGCGGAAAATGCGCCGGTGGTGAAAGAGGGCAGCGGTGCACTGCTGCCGCCACTGTCGCAGATCCGCGAAGTGGGCAAGGCCATCGCACTGGCTGTTGGCAAACAGGCGCAGGCCGACGGTGTGGCACCGGGTATTACCGAGGAAAAACTCGAGAAAAACATCGAAAAGAATTTCTGGCATCCGGATTACCGCCGCTACCGTCGTCGGGCCTTCTGATTTCTGCCAGGACGCATAGTGCAAACAAAAAACCCATGGAATTCCATGGGTTTTTTGTTTGCACTATGCGTCCTGGCAGAAATCAGAAGGCCCGACGACGGTAGCGGCGGTAATCCGGATGCCAGAAATTCTTTTCGA
Coding sequences within:
- a CDS encoding malic enzyme-like NAD(P)-binding protein; this translates as LDGEKYPIAQCNNVYIFPGIGLGVVAAGANRVTENMLMAASNALAENAPVVKEGSGALLPPLSQIREVGKAIALAVGKQAQADGVAPGITEEKLEKNIEKNFWHPDYRRYRRRAF